The DNA sequence GGCTCTGTTCCTTCATACTTCGTCCTTCTGTCAGTTGTTCTTTCTGCTCTATGATAGCACATGAGCGTGACGGGGAGAGATATGTGAGAAAGATGTGCCTATTATTCATGGTGAAAGGAAGCATAATCATCTATACTCTCAGCAGGAACTACCTTGACAGAGTATCACCCTGAAGTGGTGACTATGATTGTGTGAAAGGAGTTGAACATGATCTTGATCGTTGGAGCCAGTGGGCGTCTTGGCAGCGAGGTCGCTGAGCTACTGCTTGCACAAGGCAAAGCAGTACGCGCAATGACTCGAACCCCGCTCAACCTCGGCCATCTCAAGCAGCAAGGGGCAGAAGTGGTGAGTGGCGATCTCCGCAATCCGGCATCCCTTCTGAGTGCCTGCCAGGGGGTTGAGCAGGTGGTGGCAGCGGCCCATGCCCTCGTTGGAAAGGGCGACAACAATCCCCAGACGGTTGATGATGCGGGCAATCGTCAGTTGATTGATGCGGCCAAAGCCGCAGGCGTGAAGCACTTCATTTTTGTGTCTGTTCGGAGTGCCAACCCCGATTCTCCACTGGAGTTCTTCCGTATCAAGTACCGTACAGAGGAGTATCTCCGGGCCAGTGGCCTGAGCTTCACCATCCTGCGCCCCAGTGCCTTCATGGACCTGTGGGTCCAGTTGGTAGGCCAACCCATTATAGAACAGGGCAAAACCACTATCTTTGGGCGGGGCACCAATCCGATCAATTTTGTGGCCGTAAAGGACGTTGCTCGTTTTGTCGGCATTGCGTTGGAGGATGCTCGCGCACGCAATCTGGTAATCGAGGTTGGTGGGCCAGAGAACCTGACGCTGAATCAGGTGGCCGAGATATGTGAACGCGCAAGCGGACACCAGGCGAAAACGCGGCACATCCCTCTGCCGATGATGCGTGTCATGGCCATCCTGATGCAGCTAATCAATCCCGCTTTGAGCCGTCAGATACGTGCTGGCATCTATATGGATACTGCGGATCTCCGCTACGACATGAGCGAAACTGCGAGTGAATTTGGCATCCAACTCACTCCGTTAGAGGAGTTCGCTCGTGGCATCGCGACGAATACTGATCATCTTGAAACTGTGAGTAAGCCCGGTTAGAGACAGTTCGAGGAAGAGTAATCTCTGACGGATGAGTTCAGAGAAAAGATGAGCGACAAACAAGAAAGAGAGCATTTTCGATGAGAGAAGAACAGAGACAAGCAGCACACGTGCAATCGTCCCCCAAACTGGTATTCGAGCGCATGATCCGGGCCGCGAATGGCCACGATCTGGACGCGATGGTCGCGTGTTTTGCGCCGAACTTTCGCAGCGAGCAGCCTTTTTACCCGGAAAGAAACTTCACTGGTCAGGCAGGTGTACGGAAAAACTGGAGCTTCTTCTTCTCAACGATGCCAGATTTCCGTGCAGAGGTACAAAGTTCAGTGGTAGAGGGAGAGACTGTGTGGGCCGAACTGTCCTATTATGGAACACAGACCGACGGAAAGAAACAGGTGACGCGAGGTGTGACTATCTCAGGAATTCAAGATGGGCAGATTGCCTGGTCGAAGTTGTACATTGTGACGAGTGCGGAGCCGTAGTCGGGAAAGGCACGCGCACAGATTCTCTCTTCCTTGCTTTCGACACGCGTCGCACAAATAGGTAATGCCATCACGTAATCCTGCCGATGATCTTTGCAGGCAAGCCGGGTAGACTATGAACAGAAAGATCGTCACCCCGCTCAACGGGGAAGAAAAGAAAGAAAGAAATTCCATGTCAACCGAACACACCAAATCTATCGCCACTCGTCTCGCCGACGAACTCTTTAACAAGGGAAATCTGGGCATCGTTGATGAACTCATTGCTGCCGATGCCATCGACCACAACGAGCCGCTCGGAACGGATTGCCGCCAGCACTTCAAGCAAGTCGCCACTCTGCTGCGGAGCGCTTTCCCTGATCTCCACTTCGCGTTCGAGGATGTTATTGCCGAGGGAGACAAGGTTGCTGCCCGCACCACGATGAGCGGAACGCACCAGGGTCCAGGCGCATTCTTCGGCGTCCCTCCTTCTGGCAAGCGCTTCGAGATTCAGCAAATGCGCCTGCTCCGCATCGTGAATGGGCAAATGAAGGATAGCTGGGCGGTGATTGATATGCTTGGCTGGATGCAACAGCTCGGTGCGATACCGATGCGCCCGGTTGCAAGCGGCGAGGCTCTTATTCGCGGACACTAGGGGAGGGTTTCCGCAAAGACCGGACCCTCTCCCAGCATGCTCGTCGTCATCGGCCCTGCCATGCGAACGCTTCACCTGAGCCGTAACGCGAATTCTCAGGTGGAGCGAGTCGAGCGCGGAGCA is a window from the Ktedonobacteraceae bacterium genome containing:
- a CDS encoding SDR family oxidoreductase, producing MILIVGASGRLGSEVAELLLAQGKAVRAMTRTPLNLGHLKQQGAEVVSGDLRNPASLLSACQGVEQVVAAAHALVGKGDNNPQTVDDAGNRQLIDAAKAAGVKHFIFVSVRSANPDSPLEFFRIKYRTEEYLRASGLSFTILRPSAFMDLWVQLVGQPIIEQGKTTIFGRGTNPINFVAVKDVARFVGIALEDARARNLVIEVGGPENLTLNQVAEICERASGHQAKTRHIPLPMMRVMAILMQLINPALSRQIRAGIYMDTADLRYDMSETASEFGIQLTPLEEFARGIATNTDHLETVSKPG
- a CDS encoding nuclear transport factor 2 family protein — encoded protein: MREEQRQAAHVQSSPKLVFERMIRAANGHDLDAMVACFAPNFRSEQPFYPERNFTGQAGVRKNWSFFFSTMPDFRAEVQSSVVEGETVWAELSYYGTQTDGKKQVTRGVTISGIQDGQIAWSKLYIVTSAEP
- a CDS encoding ester cyclase, coding for MSTEHTKSIATRLADELFNKGNLGIVDELIAADAIDHNEPLGTDCRQHFKQVATLLRSAFPDLHFAFEDVIAEGDKVAARTTMSGTHQGPGAFFGVPPSGKRFEIQQMRLLRIVNGQMKDSWAVIDMLGWMQQLGAIPMRPVASGEALIRGH